The Hypomesus transpacificus isolate Combined female chromosome 3, fHypTra1, whole genome shotgun sequence genome has a window encoding:
- the LOC124484583 gene encoding LOW QUALITY PROTEIN: serine/arginine repetitive matrix protein 1-like (The sequence of the model RefSeq protein was modified relative to this genomic sequence to represent the inferred CDS: deleted 1 base in 1 codon) yields the protein MDAGFFRGTSAEQDNRFSNKQKKLLKQLKFAECLEKKVDMTKVNLEVIKPWITQRVTEILGFEDDVVIEFIFNQLEEKHPDSKMMQINLTGFLNGKNAREFMKDLWPLLLSAQENIAGIPSAFLEQKKEEIKQRQIEQEKLASLKKIDDEKKEKENKENRERAQSKSPNRRRKSRSPSPRRRSPAKREKKRSHSRSPRRKPSPSSSSPPAALLPSKPEEPDMEPDTSDSLLPEPVIQEASSTSDHVSDAAQPDSVSEVKEPSPDKAVRKEERPKARDRDRDGRRDRPRHRSRSHSRSRRRPRSRSRSYSPRRRPSPRRRMSPRRRSPPRRGPPGPRHRRSRSPLRRRRSRSPSSSGSSSSPSPKKAVRRPSATPPRKQPRHGDPSLEARRSPSPRARKGLASASPSRSTGVKRKPGGRNGSPSDGPKARRSEASESEEDKGEKGATADSVQQRRQYRRQNRQSSSDTGSSSSSEDERPKRPAAGPVAKNGEVRRRRSHSPSSPRRRHRDASPRKRRSPSPGGRRPSPPRRRRSPSPPRRRSPSPPARRRSPSPRRFSPPIQRRYSPTPMLPQKRRPSGSPPGKRPSPGAKRPPPSRSPKRRSSPTQKRRTPPPSISPPRHRRSPMLPTNRPGREGRSPPPAHGGHCSPSPATRGRAPRGSASPQGRYETSGNSPTNQRRQPSPTHCSGGRPIRRVSRTPEPRKNQRASQSPRGVRRASSKSRSRSPRPAGLKRPAPDSASPSPSRSASGSPAPPAKKPSSGSGSPSPNKNSDPEAAGKKKKKKKEKKHKKDKKHKKHKKHKKEKSSGPAPGDGGGDHPAADGDADSKKESDSEVEDSLDDLEKHLREKALRSMRKAQMSPPLS from the exons ATGGACGCGGGATTCTTCCGC GGCACAAGTGCAGAACAAGATAATCGCTTCAGCAACAAACAGAAGAAACTCCTGAAGCAGCTCAAATTTGCAGAATGCCTGGAGAAGAAG GTGGACATGACCAAGGTCAACTTGGAGGTCATCAAGCCTTGGATTACTCAGCGGGTGACGGAGATCTTGGGATTCGAAGACGACGTCGTCATAGAGTTCATATTTAACCAACTGGAAGAGAAG cacCCGGACAGCAAGATGATGCAGATTAACCTGACGGGCTTCCTGAACGGAAAGAACGCCAGAGAGTTCATGAAAGACCTGTGGCCCCTGCTGCTCAGTGCCCAGGAGAACATCGCAGGCATCCCCTCTGCCTTCCTGGaacagaagaaggaggagatcaAACAGAGACAG ATTGAGCAGGAGAAGCTTGCCTCTCTGAAGAAGATCGACgatgagaagaaggagaaggaaaacaaaGAGAACCGAGAAAGGGCCCAGTCCAAGAGCCCCAACAGAAG GAGGAAGTCCAGGTCACCGTCACCACGCAGGCGTTCTCCAGCCAAGCGGGAGAAGAAGCGCAGCCACTCACGCTCCCCGCGCCGCAAAcccagccccagcagcagctcccCCCCTGCAGCTCTGCTGCCCAGCAAGCCGGAGGAGCCCGACATGGAGCCAGACACCTCAGACAGCCTCCTGCCCGAGCCCGTCATCCAGGAGGCCTCCTCCACCAG TGATCACGTGTCAGACGCAGCCCAGCCAGACTCGGTGAGTGAGGTGAAGGAGCCCTCCCCAGACAAGGCTGTGAGGAAGGAGGAGCGGCCCAAGGCccgggacagggacagggacggCCGGAGGGACAGGCCCCGTCACCGCTCTCGCTCCCACTCTCGATCCCGCAGACGACCACGCTCTCGCTCCAG GTCCTACTCCCCCCGCCGTaggcccagccccaggcggAGGATGTCTCCTCGCCGCAGGAGCCCGCCCAGACGTGGGCCACCAGGTCCCAGGCACAGACGCAGTCGCTCCCCCCTCCGCAG GCGGCGctctcgctccccctcctcctctggcagcagctcctccccctcccctaagAAGGCTGTGAGACGGCCCTCCGCCACCCCGCCCAGGAAACAGCCCCGCCACGGAGACCCCTCCCTCGAGGCTCGCCGCTCGCCCTCCCCCCGGGCCAGGAAGGGCctggcctcagcctctccctccagatccaCAG GTGTGAAGAGAAAACCAGGAGGGAGGAATGGTTCACCATCCGATGGGCCCAAAGCAAGGAGATCCGAGGCATCTGAATCAG AGGAAGATAAAGGTGAGAAGGGGGCTACAGCAGACTCTGTGCAGCAGCGACGTCAGTACCGTAGACAGAATCGCCAGTCATCTTCAG ATACAggttcatcttcctcctctgagGACGAGCGGCCCAAGAGGCCGGCCGCGGGGCCGGTGGCCAAGAACGGAGAGGTGCGGAGAAGACGCagccactctccctcctcccccaggagacGCCACAGGGACGCCTCCCCAAG GAAACGACGGAGCCCTTCCCCTGGAGGACGCAGGCCCTCTCCTCCACGCCGTCGCagatccccctctccacccagaCGCAG GTCTCCCTCACCGCCGGCCCGTAgacgctctccctcccccaggcgcttctctccccccatccagcGGCGCTACAGCCCCACCCCCATGCTCCCTCAGAAGAGGCGTCCGTCCGGCTCCCCCCCTGGCAAGCGCCCGTCTCCAGGCGccaagcgcccc cccccctccaggtcccCCAAACGCAGGAGTTCCCCCACCCAGAAGAGGCGcacgcctcccccctccataTCTCCCCCCAGACACAGGAGGAGCCCCATGCTCCCCACCAACCGGCCAGGCAGGGAGGgccgctcccctcctcctgcccacgGTGGCcactgctctccctcccctgccacccGTGGCCGTGCCCCGCGGGGGTCGGCTAGTCCCCAAGGACGCTATGAAACTTCCGGTAACTCTCCGACCAATCAGAGGCGTCAGCCGTCGCCCACACACTGCAGCGGTGGCCGGCCCATCCGCAGGGTGTCCCGGACTCCAGAGCCCCGCAAGAACCAGCG AGCTTCTCAGAGTCCCCGGGGCGTGAGGAGAGCGTCATCAAAGTCCAGATCCAGGTCCCCGAGACCTGCCGGCCTGAAGCGCCCGGCCCCTGACTcggcctctccctccccatcccgcTCTGCCAGTGGGTCTCCTGCCCCGCCGGCCAAGAAGCCCAGCAGTGGATCTGGCAGTCCATCTCCCAACAAG AACTCTGACCCTGAGGCTGCggggaaaaagaagaagaagaagaaggagaagaaacaCAAGAAGGACAAGAAGCACAAGAAACACAAGAAACACAAGAAGGAGAAGAGCTCGGGCCCTGCGCCCGGGGACGGGGGAGGAGACCACCCTGCTGCAGATGGAGACGCAGACTCAAAAAAG GAATCAGACAGTGAAGTAGAGGACAGTCTGGACGACCTGGAGAAGCACCTGCGAGAGAAGGCACTGCGCTCCATGAGGAAGGCACAGATGTCTCCCCCACTGTCATGA